Proteins encoded by one window of Paenibacillus sp. DCT19:
- a CDS encoding cell wall metabolism sensor histidine kinase WalK — MSLRSKIYGYSSVLFAVLLIAVNLSVYIVFERMSINNEIKRIEGEAESIVKGVRQSAGSIPPDDLLRAYAPLDGMLRIVNEDGTSSAPVTAESGEQLSKLSYTYESEKRSEHLQIGDIGYVWVSLPVIWPDGEVVNVQVTESIAETERGLSVLRTVLVAVTVIALIPAIISSRILANRMTRPIQQMTRTMGDIQSSGQFKRLPLDAKSKDELNTMGQTFNRMMDLLESNFERQERFVSDASHELKTPLTIIESYASLLQRRGKERPEVFDEAVEAILSESIRMREMTEQLLLLAKQPEQWNVQLERVDINRLVQDSTRAFREAYHREVICQDAGQTWAISDESKLKQLLFILLDNARKYSEEQIEVRVKTHHQESWIQIADTGIGMSEADLAKVFDRFYRVDPARTRGSGESGSGLGLSLAKDIAGAVGARIELTSTEGVGTTATIILPSSVQQGSLS, encoded by the coding sequence ATGAGCTTGAGAAGTAAGATTTACGGATATTCTTCCGTATTGTTTGCTGTGCTTTTAATCGCTGTTAATTTGTCCGTGTATATCGTATTTGAGCGAATGTCGATTAATAACGAGATCAAGCGGATTGAAGGAGAAGCGGAGTCTATTGTAAAAGGAGTGCGTCAGTCTGCCGGATCGATTCCGCCGGACGACTTGTTACGTGCCTACGCGCCGCTGGACGGCATGCTGCGGATCGTAAATGAAGACGGCACCAGCTCCGCACCGGTAACGGCAGAATCAGGAGAGCAGCTAAGCAAGCTCTCTTATACATATGAAAGTGAGAAGAGATCCGAGCACCTCCAAATTGGAGATATCGGTTACGTCTGGGTATCACTACCTGTCATCTGGCCAGACGGTGAAGTGGTGAATGTGCAAGTTACCGAGAGCATTGCCGAGACGGAGCGTGGTTTATCTGTGCTTCGAACTGTTCTGGTTGCTGTGACTGTCATTGCGCTCATTCCTGCCATCATCTCCAGCCGGATTCTAGCTAACCGGATGACTAGGCCAATCCAGCAGATGACACGTACGATGGGAGACATCCAGTCTAGTGGTCAGTTTAAGCGTCTTCCACTGGATGCCAAATCCAAGGACGAATTGAACACGATGGGACAGACATTTAATCGCATGATGGATCTGCTGGAATCGAACTTCGAGCGGCAAGAACGCTTTGTTTCCGATGCCTCTCATGAATTAAAAACACCGCTGACCATTATTGAGAGCTACGCGAGTTTGCTCCAGCGGCGAGGGAAGGAACGCCCTGAGGTGTTTGACGAAGCCGTTGAAGCCATACTATCCGAGTCGATCCGTATGCGGGAGATGACGGAGCAGCTGTTATTGCTAGCGAAGCAGCCAGAGCAGTGGAATGTGCAACTGGAGCGAGTGGATATTAACCGACTCGTGCAGGATTCCACGAGGGCATTCCGTGAAGCCTACCATCGTGAGGTGATCTGTCAAGATGCAGGGCAGACATGGGCTATCAGCGATGAGAGTAAGCTGAAGCAGCTCCTGTTTATTTTGCTAGATAACGCTAGGAAGTACAGTGAGGAACAGATCGAAGTTCGCGTTAAGACGCATCATCAGGAGAGCTGGATACAGATTGCGGACACAGGGATTGGTATGAGTGAGGCGGATCTAGCCAAAGTATTTGACCGATTCTACCGCGTTGATCCAGCGAGAACGCGTGGTAGCGGAGAGAGCGGGTCGGGTCTTGGTTTGTCTTTGGCTAAGGATATTGCCGGAGCGGTTGGTGCACGTATTGAGTTGACCAGCACAGAGGGTGTTGGGACGACAGCTACGATTATTTTGCCATCTTCTGTACAGCAGGGCTCACTCTCATGA
- a CDS encoding DUF1641 domain-containing protein, which yields MSQSPTQQEVPVTEGADVSQRQSLDVLDQLMKPEVQESLTVLVENLPKLAEMVTAMTKAYDFAQSVATDKVLISDTMSAMGEFAKPVVDKAKGVASAAIEANDRAQTEQTSVGLFAMLKMLKDPNVQQTLRFAQSFLSVLNERQQQQR from the coding sequence ATGTCACAATCGCCTACTCAACAAGAGGTGCCGGTTACAGAAGGTGCCGACGTTTCCCAACGCCAGTCCTTGGATGTACTGGATCAACTGATGAAGCCTGAGGTACAGGAGTCTTTGACCGTTCTGGTGGAGAACCTGCCTAAATTGGCTGAAATGGTTACTGCAATGACGAAAGCTTATGACTTTGCACAAAGCGTAGCTACAGACAAAGTTCTGATCAGCGACACAATGAGCGCAATGGGTGAGTTCGCTAAGCCTGTAGTAGACAAAGCTAAAGGTGTAGCTTCCGCTGCAATTGAAGCAAATGATCGTGCGCAAACGGAGCAAACTTCGGTTGGCTTGTTCGCTATGCTCAAAATGCTTAAAGATCCAAACGTACAACAAACGCTTCGTTTTGCTCAATCATTCTTGAGTGTCCTGAACGAGCGTCAACAACAGCAACGTTAA
- a CDS encoding NAD(P)/FAD-dependent oxidoreductase: MSKQILILGGGYGGLLTALTARQYLTPEEATITVVNRYPTHQIITELHRLAAGSIAEKAVALPLEKLLRGKNVNLKIDTVDTIKPDEKKVLMTSGSTYSYDALVVALGSETAYFGIPGLQEYSFTLKSVSDANRIRAHVEARLDAYKQSGNKADATFVIGGGGLTGIELVGEFVDLLPGVCKEKGIDFNDISLYTVEAGPSILAGFPPELVDRAKSSLEKRGVNFIVGVAITEMKENEVLLKDGSSIPTNTLVWTGGVQGNAVVANSGIEVDRGRAKVTEVLQSTSHKDVFVAGDSAVVFPSEGARPYPPTAQLAWQMGETIGHNLGVMFKGGAMESFSPIFSGTLGSLGRKDAVGMIGGNQTRLKGLPATMMKEASNIRYLSHIHGLFALAY, encoded by the coding sequence ATGTCGAAGCAAATTTTGATCTTGGGCGGAGGTTACGGCGGTCTTTTGACTGCGCTGACTGCGCGTCAATACTTGACCCCGGAAGAAGCGACTATTACAGTCGTGAACCGTTACCCTACGCACCAAATTATTACGGAACTGCACCGTCTTGCAGCGGGAAGCATTGCTGAAAAGGCAGTTGCACTTCCACTGGAAAAATTGCTGCGTGGCAAAAATGTTAACTTGAAAATCGATACGGTGGATACAATCAAGCCGGACGAGAAAAAAGTTCTGATGACTAGCGGCTCCACATACTCTTACGATGCACTTGTTGTAGCTCTGGGTAGTGAAACAGCTTACTTCGGAATCCCTGGATTGCAAGAGTACAGCTTCACGCTGAAATCTGTTAGTGATGCAAACCGTATTCGTGCACACGTTGAAGCACGTCTCGATGCATACAAACAATCCGGCAACAAAGCAGACGCTACGTTTGTTATTGGTGGCGGCGGCTTGACTGGTATCGAGCTTGTCGGCGAATTCGTTGACCTTCTTCCTGGCGTATGTAAGGAAAAAGGCATCGACTTTAACGATATCTCCCTGTACACAGTTGAAGCAGGTCCTTCTATCCTGGCTGGTTTCCCGCCAGAGCTGGTTGATCGTGCGAAATCCAGTCTCGAAAAACGTGGCGTTAACTTCATCGTTGGCGTAGCGATTACAGAGATGAAAGAAAACGAAGTTCTGTTGAAAGACGGCAGCTCCATCCCTACGAATACACTCGTATGGACTGGCGGCGTTCAAGGTAACGCTGTTGTTGCTAACAGCGGAATTGAAGTGGATCGTGGCCGTGCTAAAGTTACGGAAGTTCTGCAATCCACATCCCACAAAGATGTGTTCGTTGCTGGTGACAGCGCAGTAGTCTTCCCTAGCGAAGGCGCTCGTCCATACCCTCCAACAGCACAACTCGCTTGGCAAATGGGCGAGACTATTGGTCACAACTTGGGCGTAATGTTCAAAGGTGGCGCAATGGAATCCTTCTCACCAATCTTCTCAGGTACACTGGGAAGCCTTGGACGTAAAGATGCTGTCGGCATGATCGGTGGCAACCAAACTCGTCTGAAAGGTCTGCCTGCAACAATGATGAAAGAAGCAAGTAACATCCGTTACCTGTCTCACATTCATGGTTTGTTCGCTCTGGCTTACTAA
- a CDS encoding PepSY domain-containing protein: MMMNKTKLWIGSLSAAVLLGGSAVAASGSVNGQSVQTTPTSTSQSTTQNQSNTGKLLTVTQAKAAALKAADGNGKVDDVDLERRNGQIIYEVEIDRRGSNDVVVRLDAYTGKVLAVVNDDDDDDDYNGAVTNNSSSTSASNQVKLTVAQASEIALKQVTGGKVTKVELDHDDGRYVYEIELRTAQGEADVDIDANTGKVLSFDQDFDDED; this comes from the coding sequence ATGATGATGAACAAAACTAAACTATGGATTGGAAGCTTATCAGCAGCCGTATTATTGGGAGGCTCAGCGGTAGCCGCGAGTGGAAGTGTGAATGGACAATCGGTACAGACGACACCGACATCTACTTCACAATCAACAACCCAGAACCAGAGCAATACGGGAAAATTACTTACGGTGACACAAGCCAAAGCGGCAGCTCTAAAAGCAGCCGATGGCAATGGCAAAGTGGACGATGTGGATCTGGAACGTCGCAATGGACAGATTATCTATGAAGTAGAGATCGACAGACGAGGAAGTAATGACGTTGTTGTTCGTTTAGATGCTTACACAGGCAAAGTTCTTGCAGTGGTCAATGACGACGATGATGACGATGATTATAACGGTGCTGTAACCAACAATTCATCCAGTACATCTGCATCGAATCAGGTTAAATTAACGGTAGCTCAGGCTTCCGAGATCGCATTAAAACAAGTGACAGGTGGTAAAGTAACCAAAGTCGAGCTGGATCATGATGATGGTCGTTATGTCTATGAGATCGAGTTGAGAACGGCACAAGGTGAAGCTGATGTGGATATCGATGCCAACACAGGTAAAGTGCTATCATTCGATCAAGACTTTGATGACGAAGATTAA
- a CDS encoding SDR family oxidoreductase, whose product MNVLVIGANGQIGKLLVEQLVQEGKHQVTAMIRKPEQADALKEIGASVVMGDLEGTVDDLAQAMKDQNAIVFTAGSGGSTGSDKTLLIDLDGAVKTMEAAEQQGISRYILVSAYGADQRDKWPDEIKPYYVAKHYADRALFASELNYTIIRPGGLKNESGTGQVAVGTDLKPGSIAREDVARVIAASLQEEKTYRRAFDLIAGNDSVQDALSTL is encoded by the coding sequence ATGAACGTATTAGTGATTGGAGCAAATGGACAGATTGGTAAGCTGCTGGTGGAACAGCTGGTGCAGGAAGGCAAGCATCAAGTCACGGCGATGATTCGCAAACCGGAGCAGGCAGATGCGCTGAAGGAGATTGGCGCGAGTGTCGTAATGGGCGACCTAGAGGGGACTGTTGATGATCTGGCTCAGGCGATGAAGGATCAGAACGCGATTGTGTTTACAGCCGGATCAGGCGGCTCTACAGGATCAGACAAAACACTATTGATTGACCTTGATGGCGCGGTAAAAACGATGGAGGCTGCAGAGCAACAAGGAATCTCCAGATATATTCTGGTCAGTGCATATGGCGCGGATCAGCGTGATAAATGGCCAGATGAGATCAAGCCGTATTACGTGGCGAAACACTATGCAGATCGTGCGTTGTTTGCAAGTGAGCTGAATTACACCATTATCCGTCCCGGCGGTCTGAAGAACGAATCAGGTACAGGCCAAGTTGCCGTTGGCACAGATCTCAAACCAGGAAGCATTGCGCGTGAAGATGTAGCTCGTGTCATTGCGGCTTCCTTGCAGGAAGAAAAGACGTACCGCAGGGCTTTTGATCTGATTGCGGGGAATGACTCCGTTCAGGATGCGTTAAGTACGTTATAA
- a CDS encoding HNH endonuclease, with the protein MGTAPFRQHMTEHEAQQTKTCMYCGQKRPLSEFRRRTGKRAGPGARRGACRSCRKSGVQAAVSNISMPHVRHSERANSEKDVITSVTVPANSAVRSVSVQARDDSSASPVSESISDKQSSSLTEPTSGHRKKRRRKRKAKRPDALQEKGQTKSEPDQQSDQQLTVTNPELQSSNEDSARVTIPTHRTNSHGTRNRGLSTDRRQRRQNSAEPVAIDPEDPSSLRTNRQGLIRMRGKTDKGRRWHQEIDMELAVTLVKEKAAVVVNRYTIRRLFSNKDFKRYILNRDQYTCHFCGSYGDTIDHLLPRAKGGHTTPLNCVCACNLCNQSKAAMDADEFMQSGIPEWNAAHQEELIQIQLQEAQLD; encoded by the coding sequence ATGGGCACGGCCCCTTTCCGGCAACATATGACTGAACATGAAGCGCAGCAGACGAAGACATGTATGTATTGCGGGCAAAAACGTCCGTTGTCCGAATTTCGGCGCAGAACCGGGAAACGCGCCGGCCCTGGCGCCAGAAGAGGAGCCTGCCGAAGCTGTCGGAAGTCTGGTGTACAGGCAGCCGTCAGTAACATCTCCATGCCACATGTAAGGCATTCCGAACGAGCGAATAGTGAGAAGGACGTTATTACCTCTGTGACTGTACCAGCTAATTCTGCTGTGCGTTCAGTATCCGTGCAAGCGAGAGATGATAGCTCTGCTTCACCTGTGAGTGAATCCATTTCGGACAAGCAGTCCTCATCATTGACTGAGCCTACCTCTGGACACCGTAAGAAGAGAAGACGGAAGAGAAAAGCGAAACGACCTGATGCTCTCCAGGAAAAAGGACAAACAAAATCAGAGCCTGACCAGCAGTCTGATCAGCAGCTGACTGTAACGAATCCGGAGCTGCAGAGTTCGAATGAAGACTCAGCTCGTGTGACGATACCGACACATCGGACAAACTCGCATGGGACTCGTAATCGTGGGTTAAGTACAGATCGTCGTCAGCGCCGTCAGAATTCAGCAGAGCCTGTCGCTATTGATCCGGAAGATCCTTCTTCCCTCCGAACCAACAGACAGGGACTCATCCGAATGCGTGGCAAAACAGACAAGGGACGCCGTTGGCATCAGGAGATTGATATGGAGCTTGCTGTCACGCTGGTGAAGGAAAAGGCTGCAGTGGTGGTCAACCGTTATACCATTCGCAGATTATTTAGCAACAAGGATTTTAAACGATATATTCTGAATCGTGATCAGTACACGTGTCACTTCTGTGGATCGTATGGAGACACCATTGACCATCTGCTTCCCCGAGCCAAAGGTGGACATACGACACCGCTCAATTGTGTATGTGCCTGCAATCTATGCAATCAATCAAAGGCGGCTATGGATGCGGATGAATTCATGCAGTCTGGAATTCCGGAGTGGAATGCAGCACATCAGGAGGAATTGATTCAGATACAGCTACAAGAGGCGCAGTTGGATTAG
- a CDS encoding TVP38/TMEM64 family protein, whose protein sequence is MSLVPLDIMSYITEENIRYWLEQFRSLGPLPGILLTFMKSFVPPLPTLLIVGVNGAVYGLWAGFIYSWIGMVLGCTVTFLLVREIGKSAFVERWANKPRVQRSMVWIRRNAFSYVFLLSIFPVGPFVIINVAAGIARMRLLSFLLAVGCGKAIMIFCVTYIGSNVEQFLEHPIRWGGVLLFVAASLWASRKLERHFTRSSSNSDGAKGEVV, encoded by the coding sequence ATGAGCTTGGTACCCTTGGACATTATGTCCTATATTACGGAAGAAAATATACGTTATTGGTTAGAGCAGTTTCGCTCGCTTGGTCCGTTACCAGGAATTCTGCTCACCTTTATGAAATCATTTGTACCACCACTGCCTACACTTCTTATTGTTGGGGTGAATGGCGCAGTGTATGGACTATGGGCGGGATTTATATATTCATGGATTGGAATGGTATTAGGCTGTACGGTTACGTTCCTACTTGTAAGAGAGATCGGTAAATCTGCCTTTGTAGAACGATGGGCGAATAAACCACGAGTCCAACGCAGTATGGTATGGATTCGGCGGAATGCGTTCAGTTATGTATTTTTGCTTAGCATATTTCCGGTTGGGCCGTTTGTTATTATCAATGTTGCCGCAGGTATTGCCCGTATGCGATTGCTATCCTTCTTGCTCGCCGTTGGCTGTGGTAAGGCCATTATGATCTTCTGTGTAACCTACATCGGTTCTAACGTAGAGCAGTTCCTGGAGCATCCTATTCGCTGGGGTGGCGTATTGTTGTTTGTCGCCGCATCGCTATGGGCGAGTCGTAAGTTGGAACGTCACTTTACTCGTTCTTCATCCAATTCTGATGGAGCAAAAGGAGAAGTCGTATGA
- a CDS encoding response regulator transcription factor, whose translation MNEAVLVIEDEPKISRLLELELQYEGYQVGKAGSGTEGLEMVADRQWDLILLDIMLPGLSGIEVLRRIRAKDARIPILMLTAKDSVEDKVSGLDLGANDYITKPFRIEELLARVRAALRLSAAASTVSSTSASTSPDMNHNSSGSSPDLTSDWLTAAGLKLNEGTREVSRDGTQIELTPREFDLLVYLLQNQRQVLSREQIVQAVWGYDYYGDTNVVDVYIRYVRKKVDNGFTPPLIHTVRGVGYVLKEQL comes from the coding sequence ATGAATGAGGCTGTGTTGGTGATTGAGGATGAACCCAAAATATCGCGCCTGCTTGAACTGGAATTGCAATACGAGGGGTACCAGGTTGGTAAGGCGGGCAGTGGAACAGAGGGACTCGAAATGGTTGCGGACAGGCAGTGGGATCTTATTCTCCTAGATATTATGTTGCCTGGTCTGAGTGGGATTGAAGTGCTGCGTCGTATTCGTGCGAAGGATGCGAGAATTCCAATCCTCATGCTTACCGCTAAAGATTCGGTAGAGGATAAAGTGTCGGGTCTAGATCTCGGAGCCAATGACTACATCACCAAACCATTTCGAATTGAAGAACTGCTTGCTCGTGTGCGGGCAGCACTGCGATTAAGTGCGGCGGCATCAACCGTCTCATCGACCTCTGCATCGACATCACCGGACATGAATCATAATTCTTCTGGGAGCTCCCCTGATCTTACTTCAGACTGGCTTACTGCGGCTGGGCTGAAATTAAATGAAGGTACACGGGAGGTATCCCGGGATGGCACACAGATTGAACTTACGCCACGTGAGTTTGATCTGCTTGTATATTTGCTTCAGAATCAGCGTCAGGTACTCAGTCGGGAGCAGATTGTACAGGCGGTCTGGGGATATGATTATTATGGAGATACCAATGTGGTAGATGTATATATCCGATATGTGCGCAAAAAAGTAGATAACGGCTTCACGCCGCCATTAATACATACCGTTCGGGGCGTCGGGTACGTCTTGAAGGAACAGTTATGA
- a CDS encoding CsbD family protein — protein MSNSTSDKIKAGVNKAKGEVKDQIGNATNNRSLQAEGKKDKAKGAVQDKIADVKKHH, from the coding sequence ATGAGTAATTCAACTAGCGACAAAATCAAAGCAGGCGTGAACAAAGCTAAAGGCGAAGTGAAGGATCAGATCGGTAATGCAACCAACAACAGATCCCTTCAGGCTGAAGGTAAAAAAGATAAAGCCAAAGGTGCTGTTCAGGACAAAATTGCTGATGTGAAAAAACATCACTAG
- a CDS encoding DUF1835 domain-containing protein — translation MIENAFEFDQELHRMNEDELRMLLRVLYLRADRAVSQEVDTGRTDAFAAKVQSIFKELDKQRSRDQAEKQALETQKTREIHIAFGDSPLGSIKVAMGNVPGRTERRFFTMNDYYAIGPLGDLTNKVNVQRRHLWLFERFHMSEHGRYAAQGLDELLHINQVVSSIEEETRITIWYANNGHERTGLLYTMHLLRDRKGPIYLIETRDLYPKLFNTPEVQYEVCGTGEIHSENLLKMWHHCEHDEALSSEERRLMEQEWLHLSAQPGHLRLMQDGYIQSVSEDAIDEFIMQKVREVASTRQPGEFIKSSRIVGEVLGHLEQAVGDTFIEYRIRQLILQGRLDMEGMPHAMRFYSVRLASS, via the coding sequence ATGATTGAGAATGCTTTTGAATTTGATCAGGAGTTGCATCGTATGAATGAGGATGAGCTGCGTATGTTATTACGCGTGTTGTACCTTCGAGCAGATCGGGCAGTCAGTCAAGAAGTAGATACAGGTCGTACAGATGCTTTTGCCGCTAAAGTTCAGTCGATATTTAAAGAGTTGGATAAACAGCGAAGCCGGGATCAGGCTGAGAAGCAGGCACTGGAAACACAGAAAACGCGTGAAATACACATTGCATTTGGAGACTCACCGTTAGGTAGTATTAAGGTGGCGATGGGCAACGTTCCTGGGCGTACGGAACGACGGTTTTTCACGATGAATGACTACTATGCGATTGGCCCATTGGGGGATCTAACGAACAAAGTAAATGTGCAGCGCAGACATCTGTGGCTTTTTGAGCGATTTCACATGAGTGAACATGGAAGGTACGCAGCTCAAGGGTTAGATGAGTTACTTCACATTAACCAAGTGGTCAGCTCCATTGAGGAAGAGACGCGGATTACGATCTGGTATGCCAATAATGGTCATGAGCGAACCGGACTCTTATATACCATGCATTTGCTGCGTGACAGGAAAGGTCCAATTTATCTTATTGAAACGAGAGATCTATATCCAAAATTATTTAATACGCCTGAGGTACAGTATGAAGTTTGCGGTACAGGTGAGATTCATTCCGAGAATTTACTGAAGATGTGGCATCACTGCGAGCATGATGAAGCGTTATCTTCCGAGGAGCGCAGACTCATGGAGCAAGAGTGGCTACATCTGTCTGCACAGCCTGGGCATCTTCGTTTGATGCAGGATGGTTACATCCAAAGCGTCTCTGAAGACGCCATCGATGAGTTCATTATGCAGAAGGTCAGAGAGGTTGCATCAACCAGGCAGCCTGGTGAGTTCATTAAATCATCTCGCATTGTAGGTGAAGTGCTGGGTCATCTGGAACAAGCTGTCGGGGATACTTTTATTGAATACCGCATACGTCAGCTTATTCTACAGGGGCGACTCGATATGGAGGGCATGCCTCATGCGATGCGATTTTATAGTGTACGACTTGCCAGCAGCTAG
- a CDS encoding cupin domain-containing protein, with product MEQTDPQVQTLFLHDDGVIPNNPTLPVLIYHGVWADSPSSAEQKMNDHHWGNSWVNGVFDYHHYHSNAHEALAVISGSVQIILGGEHGQVVTLQTGDVVVLPAGTGHKRLHASLDFRIAGAYPAGMNYNTRTGDPSERPQAVREIQQVPVPDSDPVYGSDGPLLKLWGKRTDAKQD from the coding sequence ATGGAGCAGACCGATCCACAAGTACAGACTTTATTTCTACATGATGATGGTGTGATCCCTAACAATCCTACACTTCCTGTGCTTATATACCACGGGGTGTGGGCAGACAGTCCATCTTCAGCAGAACAGAAGATGAACGATCACCACTGGGGAAATAGCTGGGTTAATGGCGTGTTTGATTATCACCATTACCACAGCAATGCGCATGAAGCCTTGGCCGTCATCAGCGGCTCCGTTCAGATCATTCTGGGCGGTGAACATGGTCAAGTCGTTACTTTACAAACGGGTGATGTTGTCGTACTTCCTGCTGGAACAGGGCACAAACGGCTGCATGCCAGCCTCGATTTCCGTATCGCAGGCGCTTATCCCGCTGGGATGAATTATAATACGCGCACCGGTGATCCAAGCGAACGCCCCCAAGCTGTGCGTGAGATTCAGCAAGTTCCTGTACCAGATTCGGATCCGGTCTATGGATCTGATGGACCATTGCTGAAACTATGGGGTAAACGTACAGATGCTAAACAAGACTGA
- a CDS encoding PepSY domain-containing protein yields MNSTLKDGTYLMQLRTETGLYDIQLDAVTSTVNSIKRLESNPEAEEKTLWSREQIKTELQKQTDGELESLELVEQEGSPVYNAILIMKNNSREQWTVDPYNGQKQSSKVLDAPAVNEPAQENNKPQFLSEKQAEQKALARVPGEVDDIELRGTNSGNPYYLVEIDLEDGREAIVQVNAISGAIRSVTWDEDED; encoded by the coding sequence GTGAACTCTACGTTGAAGGATGGAACGTATCTCATGCAGCTTCGAACCGAAACCGGGTTATATGATATACAGCTTGATGCGGTAACTTCTACGGTGAATTCCATTAAACGACTGGAATCTAACCCGGAAGCCGAAGAGAAAACGTTGTGGAGCCGCGAGCAAATCAAGACCGAATTACAGAAACAAACGGATGGCGAATTAGAGTCGCTTGAACTGGTTGAACAAGAAGGTAGCCCGGTATACAACGCCATATTGATTATGAAAAACAACAGCCGTGAGCAGTGGACGGTTGATCCCTATAACGGGCAGAAGCAGTCTTCGAAAGTATTGGATGCTCCTGCGGTAAACGAGCCAGCCCAAGAAAACAACAAGCCGCAGTTCTTGAGCGAGAAGCAGGCTGAGCAGAAGGCACTTGCCCGAGTGCCAGGGGAAGTGGATGATATTGAACTCCGTGGCACGAATAGCGGTAATCCATATTATCTGGTTGAAATTGACCTGGAGGATGGCAGGGAAGCGATCGTTCAGGTGAATGCAATTTCGGGTGCAATCCGTTCCGTAACATGGGACGAGGATGAAGATTAA